One region of Permianibacter fluminis genomic DNA includes:
- a CDS encoding VanZ family protein, which yields MSSARPELRRLLYVLTLLIVYVSLYPFRFRVEPIPFEPAWSAVDMLANVLLFLPFGLLARWLAGPGHDASHATRNRLALLLLAGAALAAVLQWLQVFVPSRQPSLMDVGMNWIGLGLGAGLAPWLSPTRWQHLGRFWLDSRAGLLVLCWLAAQLSPYLPGNPLRAIERQLFLWQQLQWQFELLAAHTLAWLIVLRLLRPALAPWRLGALIAVCVLLQPWLMGNGLLREELLAPLAAGLLHALGLRSLRLLLWLTVLMVLTKALSPWHPMTVAQPFRWLPFGGLVNAPVPFALATLAEKAFWLGCLYELGLRIGWRERRWLVLLLLLLVALEFGQRWLPGHRAELTDPLLLLLMVLLLRTAAATPPAEASRVTAANADTLARVSAKAD from the coding sequence ATGTCATCTGCCCGCCCTGAATTGCGTCGGCTGCTGTATGTCCTGACTCTGCTGATCGTCTACGTCTCGCTGTACCCGTTCCGGTTTCGGGTCGAGCCGATTCCGTTCGAGCCGGCCTGGTCGGCGGTCGACATGCTGGCCAATGTCCTGCTGTTCCTGCCATTTGGCCTGCTGGCGCGCTGGCTGGCGGGGCCGGGTCACGACGCCAGCCACGCCACCCGCAACCGGCTGGCCTTGCTGCTGCTGGCCGGCGCCGCGCTGGCAGCGGTGCTGCAATGGCTGCAGGTATTCGTGCCAAGCCGGCAGCCGTCGCTGATGGATGTCGGCATGAACTGGATAGGGCTTGGGCTGGGCGCGGGTCTGGCGCCGTGGTTGTCGCCCACACGGTGGCAGCACCTGGGCCGGTTCTGGCTCGACAGCCGGGCCGGCCTGTTGGTGCTGTGCTGGCTGGCAGCGCAGCTCAGCCCGTATCTGCCCGGCAACCCGCTGCGGGCCATCGAGCGGCAGCTGTTCCTGTGGCAGCAGCTGCAATGGCAATTCGAGTTGCTCGCCGCGCACACGTTGGCCTGGCTGATTGTGCTGCGGCTGCTCAGGCCGGCGCTGGCGCCCTGGCGCCTCGGCGCGCTGATCGCTGTCTGCGTATTGCTGCAGCCCTGGCTGATGGGCAACGGCCTGCTTCGTGAGGAATTGCTGGCGCCACTCGCCGCCGGTCTGCTGCATGCGCTCGGTCTGCGCTCGCTGCGCTTGCTGCTGTGGCTGACCGTGTTGATGGTGCTGACCAAGGCGCTGAGCCCTTGGCATCCGATGACGGTTGCGCAGCCGTTTCGCTGGTTGCCGTTTGGCGGTCTGGTCAATGCCCCGGTGCCGTTTGCCTTGGCAACGTTGGCGGAAAAAGCGTTCTGGCTGGGCTGCCTGTATGAACTTGGATTGCGCATTGGCTGGCGCGAACGGCGCTGGCTTGTGCTCTTGTTGCTGCTGTTAGTGGCGCTGGAGTTTGGTCAGCGCTGGTTGCCGGGACACCGCGCTGAACTGACTGATCCGCTGTTGCTGCTGTTGATGGTGTTATTGCTACGGACTGCCGCAGCCACGCCGCCGGCCGAGGCCAGTCGGGTCACTGCCGCCAATGCGGACACGCTGGCCCGCGTCAGCGCAAAAGCAGACTAG
- a CDS encoding lipopolysaccharide kinase InaA family protein codes for MKARSPVAHYLRQLAPGQTQTFALPLKDRSGPLACDRLLRLMPGKRAAFYGHYGSSEVIAKLFFKRGRHRQLCKRELDGLLALTDCGCDTPPLLYTGTASDNAVTVLLLAWLPGAQSLVSRWPALDTDAQRQELLSAVADVLARQHLGGVWQADLHLGNFLWHEGRVVCIDGDEVHQQKGPLDRAAGFENFAVFCSQLPPRWDHLLTVAFLHYQRQRFGETLLSWAAFLPAIQRHRRQRFEYMLAKAGRSTTWLEARRTGAGQAVLQREWDGSDLQTFLSSPDADVDNASIRYKEFGNATVVRREWAAGPVVIKRYNLKNRWQQLKRAFSTSRADRSFRFAHALRMFEIDTPLPILQLVRKHGPFNAEAFYVSAAVTAPSLREFLAGDAPLTAAQQQVIERVLDLFAELHSLQLVHGDTKATNILIRDGRPVLLDLDAIKLVTGKRRHRRLFGKDMERLLKNFAEQPDRLQAFTAGLQARGLR; via the coding sequence ATGAAGGCGCGTTCCCCCGTTGCTCACTATCTGCGTCAGCTGGCCCCCGGCCAAACCCAGACGTTCGCCCTGCCGCTGAAAGACCGTTCCGGTCCGCTGGCCTGCGATCGGCTGCTGCGGCTGATGCCGGGCAAACGGGCGGCGTTCTACGGCCATTACGGCAGCTCGGAAGTCATTGCCAAACTGTTTTTCAAACGTGGTCGGCATCGGCAACTGTGCAAACGTGAACTCGATGGCCTGCTGGCCTTGACCGACTGCGGCTGCGACACCCCGCCGCTGCTCTACACCGGAACTGCCAGTGACAATGCCGTGACGGTATTGCTGCTGGCCTGGCTGCCGGGCGCGCAAAGTCTGGTGTCCCGTTGGCCCGCGCTCGACACCGATGCGCAACGTCAGGAACTGCTCAGCGCCGTTGCCGACGTGTTGGCCCGGCAGCACCTTGGCGGCGTCTGGCAAGCCGATCTGCATCTCGGTAATTTTCTCTGGCACGAGGGTCGCGTCGTCTGCATCGACGGCGACGAAGTGCATCAGCAAAAAGGCCCGCTCGATCGCGCCGCCGGCTTTGAAAACTTCGCGGTATTTTGTTCGCAGCTGCCACCGCGCTGGGATCATTTGCTGACCGTTGCCTTCCTGCATTACCAGCGCCAGCGCTTTGGCGAAACGCTGCTCAGCTGGGCGGCGTTTTTGCCGGCCATTCAGCGCCATCGTCGGCAACGTTTTGAATACATGCTGGCCAAAGCCGGCCGCAGCACCACCTGGCTGGAAGCGCGGCGCACCGGTGCGGGTCAGGCGGTACTACAGCGGGAATGGGATGGCAGCGATCTCCAGACGTTCCTGTCGTCGCCGGATGCCGACGTCGATAACGCCAGCATCCGCTACAAAGAATTCGGTAATGCCACCGTGGTGCGCCGTGAATGGGCCGCCGGCCCGGTCGTGATCAAGCGCTACAACCTGAAAAACCGCTGGCAGCAGCTCAAGCGCGCCTTCAGCACCAGCCGGGCCGATCGCTCATTCCGCTTTGCCCACGCCTTGCGCATGTTTGAAATCGACACGCCGTTGCCGATTCTGCAATTGGTGCGCAAGCACGGCCCGTTCAATGCGGAAGCGTTTTACGTCAGCGCGGCGGTGACAGCACCGTCGCTGCGGGAATTCCTCGCGGGCGACGCGCCGCTGACAGCAGCACAGCAGCAAGTCATCGAGCGGGTGTTGGATCTGTTTGCCGAATTGCATTCGCTGCAACTGGTTCATGGCGACACCAAGGCCACCAACATCCTGATTCGCGACGGTCGGCCGGTACTGCTCGATCTCGACGCCATCAAACTGGTCACCGGCAAGCGTCGGCATCGCCGTCTGTTCGGCAAGGACATGGAGCGCTTGCTGAAAAATTTTGCCGAGCAACCGGACCGGCTGCAGGCCTTCACCGCAGGCTTGCAGGCACGCGGCCTGCGCTAG